In Candidatus Bathyarchaeota archaeon, the sequence CACACTACAAAACCCTAAACATAAAAACAAAATCGACACCCTAAAAAACCACGCCACCTCTCTACAGCTACCTCCCCTCCCTTATATAAAGCCGTATCGAAGCGTTTATGCTATGGGCAAATTTTTGGGGGGTTAGGTTGCTTTTTTTCGTTTGGCTTTTTTGATTTCTGCCTCTATCTGCGCGATGGACAGCTTCGCTGTGGCTCCGCGAAGCTCAACCACCGAGTCGCCGTAGCACTCACGGATTTCGCTGATGAACTCCACTGCTCGCTTAGCACCCAGTTCCTTAACCAACGCTTCGAAAGGAACCTCAACCGTCGCCACAGTCAACTTCTTTTAACTCTCCCCGAATTCTTCTAAGTAACTAATTGGATTTCTCACTTTTATGTTGTACCCCATTGACTTAGCCAGTTTCTCGATCAATGATGCCCTACCTGTAAGTTGATCATCGCAAGACAAAAAGTACCCCACGCCGCCTAAGCAGGCAGATGCAATGTGTAAAGCGTCTAAAGCCCCAAGGCGACAATGGGCAATGAATTCTTGGGCTAACATAACCAGTTTAATGCTTATCAGAAAATAGAAAAAATGGAACGAGATTTGAACGCAAGGAATAGGTTGAGCGAATGATACGTCTGTCTTTGCAGGCGGACTCTTAAAAAAGGTAAAAGGGGTTTAGTTGATTTTTTGTTTTGCTTCTTCAATCAGCTTTATCGTCTGTTGCTGCCATGTTTCGAAGCCGACTGGTGTTGCGGGGTACGTGTTGTAGTGTGCGCCTAGCTGTTTCATCATGCTGACGGTGGTGTGGAGTTTGTTTAGGAAGCCGACTTTTCTTATGCCGCGGAAGACTCGTTTGGCGGTTTCGGTGATGTTTAGGTGGAAGTCGTCGCCCATGCCTGCTTTGAGGACGTCGTCTTCGGTCATGAGTTTTTGGTTCATGCCGTAGTTGAGGTCTTCATCGCTGCAGCTGAGAAGGAAGATTTTGAAGATGTCCAGTGTGCCCTGCTTTTTGCCGTAGGTGTCGATGTAGCGTTTGTTGTAGCCCCACAGCGCCTCTTTGGTGGGTTCACCTTTTGAGAGGGCTTCTGCGATTTGTTGGCCTGCAAAGTAGCCGCTTAGCATGCTTGGTCCGATGCCGCCGCCGTGAATGGGGTTCACAAGCGAGGCTGCGTCGCCGACGAGCATGACACCGTTGCCGACCATGTTGTCGAGGGGTCTGCGTACGGGGTCAAACCATGCACCGCCAGTGATTAGCTTTGAGCCTTCGAACATGGGTTTCTTGTAGGCGGTGGCGTAGAGTTGCTCTTTTGGGTTGGGGTAGCCGGTTTTGCGCATGATGGCGCCGATGCCGACGTTGACGCGTGCGCCGCCTTTGGGGAAAATCCAGATGTAGCCGCCCGGCGAGGCTTTTTGGTTTAGGTAGATGCCGCAGTAGCGGGTGTCCTCTGTTTCCTGTTTAAGTTGGCGGATTTCGCGATAACAAGCCTCAACATCCTCGTTGTCGATTTCGCGGTCTAAGCCTAACTCGGCGGGGAGCTGTTTGCGTACCATGCCAAAGTAGCCTGTCGCATCAACGACAACTTTGCCGCGGATTTCGCTGATTTTGCCTGTTTTCATGTTTTTGGCGGTTACGCCGACGACTGCACCTTTCTCGATTATGGGGCTGCGGAAGTTTGTGTTGTCATGTAATTCGGCGCCTTTGTCGATGGCTTTTTTGAGGAGCCATTGTCCGAAGAGGTGGCGGTTTAGGATGTAGCCTTTAAAGTCTTTGTCAGCTATGGTGAAGATTGTGTTTTCGTCGGGGCTGTAGATTTTTAAGCCGTCGATTTTGGCTTCTAACTCGCCGCCCTGTGGTTTTTCGAGTCCGAGGAAGGTGAGGTGGTGTTCGCCCAGTGCGTCGCCGCAGATTTTTTCTCCAATTTCTGCACGGGGCTTCTTTTCGATTAATGCGACTTTGAGGCCTTTTTCAGCTACGGTTTTGGCTGCGAGACAGCCTGCAGTTCCTGCGCCTACGACTATAGCGTCATATTTTTCCATTGTTTGTTCTCTCTCCCGAAGTTAACTTTACTATTTACACTATGTTGTGTAAGTAAACCCTTATAAACTGTGAAGTGAGCAAAACCACACCAAGTGTGACCCACATGAGCGCACCCCTAACCTTGAGCGCGGAATTCCGCAAAACCGTCGAAGCCCAAATGGACCAAGTCCTACGCGGCATAGAATTCACATTCAACCAAATCATAGAAAAACAGAAAATCACCCCAAAAGACCTCAAAGACGAAGTCGAAAGCCTCCAAGAAACCTTCACGGTCCTCTTCCAGAAATGGAGCCTAGAAATCCTCTACACCCTCATCCTAAAAGACACCATCGGGTTTGGCGAAATCAAGAAAACGCTTGGTGTAAACTCACGCACCCTTAGCGATAAACTCAAGATGCTGCAGGTACATGGTTACATTACCCGAAACGTCACCGCAGGTCCACCCCTAAGAGTCGAGTACAAGCTGACCGCCAAGGGGAAAAACACTGTGCTTTTGGCTTTGCCGCTACTGTACTATTCGGGTTCAGCGTAGTTAAGGTTTAGGTTGGGGCTTCTTTATCTGGGGCAGGCTGGTGCTCTCTTTGACGGTTTCGAAAACCATGCAGGTGAGGGTTTTTTCTAAGCCTTTAATGTGCCGCAACTTGTCGACAACGAATTTGCCGACTTCCTCCACGTTCTCCGCGCGCAACTTCACCAGCAGATCCCAGTCGCCTGTGATGATGTGGACTTCTTGGACTTCTGGGAAGCGGGCGATTTCTTCAGCTACGTCGCGCTGGGTTATTGGAGTGTCGTCTTTGGTGCGGTAGGAGACGGAGGCTAAGATGAAGGCAGTGGTGGCGAGGTTGAGTTTTTCTGCGTTGAGTATGGCGCGGTATTGTGTTATGATGCCGAGTTCTTCCATGCGTTTGATTTTTGCGAAGACGGTGGTGATGGGGCAGCTGATTTTTTTTGCGATTTGGTTGGCGGTTAGTTTGCTGTTTTCTTGTATGAGGGTGAGTATGGCTAGGTCTTTTTCATCTAATTTAGCACTCATATGTAAATATTACAGGTTACAGGTATAAAAACCTGTAGTTACTGTAAAATATCCACATTTTCATATAAAAAATTTAATTACCACAACTGCGTTGGTGTACAACCAAACATATCCCAGTGACCAAAATGACAAAACAAGAAACAATCCAAATCCCAAAACCGCTAGAACAACTAACGGCAAGTGAAATAGAACGCAAAGCCTGCATAGGCAAAATCATGACTTACACTCTAAGAAGCCTCACAAATACCTACATAAACAAAGGCTTCCAATGGCTCCTCCCAGTGGCCCTCAGCCAAAGCACCGACCCCCTCTGGCCAGATCCAGGTGCATCCATAGAGAAACGCATCGAAGTCGACATCTACGGCAAACCCGTCCGCACCATGTCAAGCATGATCATACACAAACTCGTCGCCGCCTCCACCGCTTACCCAAAACTGTTCATCCTCTCACCCAACATCCGTATCGAAAAAGGCGAACGCGCCAAAACAGGCAAACACATCTACGAATTCACCCAACTGGATTTTGAAATGGCAGACTCTGGCTCCAAAGACGTCTTTGCCTTGGTTGAAGACGCCATATGTACCTTAGTTAAAGACCTCAAGAAGGACATGAAAAACGAATTAACCACTCTGTGCCGCTGCGACACCCTAAAAGCGCCAAAAGCGCCGTTCAAAATCTATGACCGAGCCGATTTAGAAGCAAAATATGGCGCAGACGGCTGGGAAGAAGGGATAGCTAAAGACATAACGGAACCTGTCTGGGTAACAAACATTCCACGTGAATTCTACGACTACGAAGACTTCAAGACAGGCAAATGGGACAACTACGACCTGTTCATGCCACAATTCGGAGAAGTCCTCAGCGGCGCCAAACGTGAATACGAATACAAGAAAATCGTAGAGAAAATCGAACGCGACCAAGTTAAGAAAGAAAACTACGCCCTAATCATCAAGATGGCTAAAGAAGGCAGACTAAAACCCACCGCAGGCGCAGGCATCGGTATGGAACGTTTAGTCGGCTGGATTGCAGGCGTAAAGCACATCGCGGAATGTCAACCTTTCCCACGCGTACCCGGAAACGTTAATGAACTATAGTGGACTGACTAGATAGTATGAATCCATACTTAGAAGCATTACAAGCAAAGCTAAGCGCCGAAGACTTCAAAAAACTAAGCGCAATCGACAACCCCAACGTGCATGAGTTCATCGCTAAAGAAAGCGACCTCTGCCACCCCGAAAAAATCTTCATCTGCAGTGACTCCGCTGAAGACATCGCCTACGTGAGGAAACAGGCGATTGCCACAGGTGAAGAGAAAGCCATCCTAAAACTCGAAGGGCACACGGTGCACTTTGACGGGGAGCAGGATCAAGGACGGGATCGCCAAGCAACCAAATACCTTGTTGCAAAAGGCGTAACCCTCAGCAAAGCCCTTAATCAGATTGACCGCCAAGAGGGCCTTATGGAAGTTATGGGTTTGCTGCGTAACTCCATGGTGGGTAAAACCATGATTGTGCGCTTTATTTCTTTGGGGCCCGCTGACTCTGTTTTTACCATTTTAGGTCTGCAATGTACGGATTCTTGGTATGTTGCACACACCGAATCCTTGCTCTACAGGCCAGGATACGAGCAGTTCATTAAAGCAGGAAACAAAACTGACTTCCTTAAAGTGCTCCACTCTGCAGGGCGACTCAACAGCGACATGGTAAGCGTTGATTACAACAAAAAACGCATCTACATCGACCACATGGACGAAACCATCTACAGCGTCAACACCCAATACGCGGGCAACTCTGTTGGTTTCAAGAAGCTTGCGTTCCGCTTAGCAATCCGCAAAGCCAGCAGTGAAGGCTGGTTAGCAGAACACATGTTGCTCATGGGTGTCTTTGGACCCAACAACCGCAAAACCTACTTTGCAGGTGCTTTCCCAAGTGCATGCGGCAAAACCTCAACTGCTATGTTACCCGGTGAAACCATACTCGGAGACGACATAGCCTACATCCGCGACATCGGCTCCGTTGCACGTGCTGTGAACGTGGAGTCAGGCATATTCGGAATCATCCAGGATGTAAAAGCCAAAGATGACGCTCTAATCTGGAAGGTTCTCACAAACCCCGGAGAAATCGTATTCAGCAACATCCTAGTCAAAGATGGGCGGCCTTACTGGCTTGGAATGGGCGAAGAACTACCCAAAGACGGACTTAACTACACAGGCGCATGGTATGAAGGCAAAAAAGACGAAGCAGGCAACGACATCCCCGCAGCAAACAAAAACGCTCGATACGCAGTAGCATTAAAAGCGCTTGAAAACGTTGACCCTGAACTGGACAACCCCAACGGCGTCGAACTCGGCGGCATCATGTACGGCGGTCGAGACGCAAAAGCCTACGTGCCTGTTCAGCAAAGTTTCAGTTGGGAACACGGCATCATCGCATACGGTGCTTCACTGGAAACCGAAACCACCTTCGCCACCATCGGCAAAGAAGGTGTCCCTGAAATCAACATGATGAGCATCCAAGACTTCATCAGCATTCCACTTGGCA encodes:
- a CDS encoding asparagine synthetase A; its protein translation is MTKQETIQIPKPLEQLTASEIERKACIGKIMTYTLRSLTNTYINKGFQWLLPVALSQSTDPLWPDPGASIEKRIEVDIYGKPVRTMSSMIIHKLVAASTAYPKLFILSPNIRIEKGERAKTGKHIYEFTQLDFEMADSGSKDVFALVEDAICTLVKDLKKDMKNELTTLCRCDTLKAPKAPFKIYDRADLEAKYGADGWEEGIAKDITEPVWVTNIPREFYDYEDFKTGKWDNYDLFMPQFGEVLSGAKREYEYKKIVEKIERDQVKKENYALIIKMAKEGRLKPTAGAGIGMERLVGWIAGVKHIAECQPFPRVPGNVNEL
- a CDS encoding Lrp/AsnC family transcriptional regulator encodes the protein MSAKLDEKDLAILTLIQENSKLTANQIAKKISCPITTVFAKIKRMEELGIITQYRAILNAEKLNLATTAFILASVSYRTKDDTPITQRDVAEEIARFPEVQEVHIITGDWDLLVKLRAENVEEVGKFVVDKLRHIKGLEKTLTCMVFETVKESTSLPQIKKPQPKP
- a CDS encoding NAD(P)/FAD-dependent oxidoreductase, which translates into the protein MEKYDAIVVGAGTAGCLAAKTVAEKGLKVALIEKKPRAEIGEKICGDALGEHHLTFLGLEKPQGGELEAKIDGLKIYSPDENTIFTIADKDFKGYILNRHLFGQWLLKKAIDKGAELHDNTNFRSPIIEKGAVVGVTAKNMKTGKISEIRGKVVVDATGYFGMVRKQLPAELGLDREIDNEDVEACYREIRQLKQETEDTRYCGIYLNQKASPGGYIWIFPKGGARVNVGIGAIMRKTGYPNPKEQLYATAYKKPMFEGSKLITGGAWFDPVRRPLDNMVGNGVMLVGDAASLVNPIHGGGIGPSMLSGYFAGQQIAEALSKGEPTKEALWGYNKRYIDTYGKKQGTLDIFKIFLLSCSDEDLNYGMNQKLMTEDDVLKAGMGDDFHLNITETAKRVFRGIRKVGFLNKLHTTVSMMKQLGAHYNTYPATPVGFETWQQQTIKLIEEAKQKIN
- a CDS encoding helix-turn-helix transcriptional regulator, translating into MSAPLTLSAEFRKTVEAQMDQVLRGIEFTFNQIIEKQKITPKDLKDEVESLQETFTVLFQKWSLEILYTLILKDTIGFGEIKKTLGVNSRTLSDKLKMLQVHGYITRNVTAGPPLRVEYKLTAKGKNTVLLALPLLYYSGSA
- a CDS encoding phosphoenolpyruvate carboxykinase (GTP) codes for the protein MNPYLEALQAKLSAEDFKKLSAIDNPNVHEFIAKESDLCHPEKIFICSDSAEDIAYVRKQAIATGEEKAILKLEGHTVHFDGEQDQGRDRQATKYLVAKGVTLSKALNQIDRQEGLMEVMGLLRNSMVGKTMIVRFISLGPADSVFTILGLQCTDSWYVAHTESLLYRPGYEQFIKAGNKTDFLKVLHSAGRLNSDMVSVDYNKKRIYIDHMDETIYSVNTQYAGNSVGFKKLAFRLAIRKASSEGWLAEHMLLMGVFGPNNRKTYFAGAFPSACGKTSTAMLPGETILGDDIAYIRDIGSVARAVNVESGIFGIIQDVKAKDDALIWKVLTNPGEIVFSNILVKDGRPYWLGMGEELPKDGLNYTGAWYEGKKDEAGNDIPAANKNARYAVALKALENVDPELDNPNGVELGGIMYGGRDAKAYVPVQQSFSWEHGIIAYGASLETETTFATIGKEGVPEINMMSIQDFISIPLGKNVHNNLEFGRKLKKQPLIFGVNYFLKEVGNGKYLNTPHDKHVWVKWMELRVHNEVGAIKTPTGYIPKYDDLKKLFKQVLNKSYDKEDYIKQFTIRVPENLAKIERVQRFYQENVTDTPLELFGILYLQRQRLMDAKEKYGDYISPECFEKEACP